The following are from one region of the Acidobacteriota bacterium genome:
- a CDS encoding N-acetylmuramoyl-L-alanine amidase, translating to MSANPTRVDWGAPSSAAESGFPLQAGNRVLESLTRKESLGALLAFSDLHERIRTRRAEGSASSSDLELFQTEGFVLDEVLQLICDRALAITQADAVLIALNEGSKLVCRAAAGTLVADRGMQLSCDSEFLQDCLDSGRLLHCDDCDVDARVDLDLSRQIGARATVLVPLHGQRSRLGVLQAFSMVPYAFSDDDVRCFDLFAELVLSALRPEDQDRRINWLSNVVEEVLVTKPSVPAKATTTENKVDGFTAPPPYRAEGTSLSILTSDLAHDSAAGKNLSTTDITTDVPQEIDAPTFLPNLHTKRTTHPGLSVVMVLVAVAGLFSAGVWFGMRNRDKQAPQESRTLAPAVAQIPSPVSTTQVSDHLMDPVRSGTEAPSLPSSAENKLAVLPKITGVRHWSTPMGSTVVIDMQDQAPYEVHRLMSPERIYFDLHDTALAPELEGKTIDIGDISLTRVRVAQPVAGVTRIVLDTRDGSNFSVSMESNPNRMVVELRQSDRALATNRPNSTPGAATTSPKTLASLTIKPGDEQLRAKTGKFRIALDAGHGGWDLGTVGRKGLLEKDLVLDVTRRLGRLLQSRLGSEVIFTRNTDDYLPLDQRANFANQAQADLFVSVHANYSSSAAARGVETYYTNSFVAPGSKELEKREGANAPQLTQVALSAGELREKVDESRRLAASIQRSLHATLAANSPGIRDRGVKDSQFLVLTGTTMPSILTEISFVSSPADERNLQSDAYRQQIAEALYKGIARYEEASHHVKMAEVRTSAARR from the coding sequence ATGAGTGCCAATCCAACCCGGGTTGACTGGGGAGCGCCGTCGAGCGCTGCCGAGTCCGGATTTCCGCTGCAGGCCGGAAACCGCGTGCTCGAATCCCTCACGCGCAAGGAATCACTCGGAGCGCTGCTTGCGTTCTCCGACCTGCACGAGCGGATTCGTACCCGCCGCGCGGAAGGCTCCGCCTCCTCTTCTGATCTCGAGCTTTTTCAAACCGAGGGCTTCGTCCTCGACGAAGTGTTGCAATTGATTTGCGATCGCGCATTGGCCATCACGCAGGCCGACGCCGTTTTGATCGCATTGAATGAAGGATCGAAACTCGTCTGCCGCGCCGCTGCGGGAACACTCGTCGCCGATCGCGGCATGCAGTTGTCATGCGACTCCGAATTCCTGCAAGACTGCCTCGATTCCGGACGCCTGCTGCATTGCGATGATTGCGACGTTGACGCCCGCGTCGATCTCGACCTCTCCAGGCAGATCGGAGCCCGTGCCACTGTTCTCGTCCCGCTCCACGGTCAGCGGTCCCGCTTGGGAGTCCTGCAAGCATTCTCCATGGTGCCGTATGCGTTCAGCGACGATGATGTGCGCTGTTTTGACCTCTTCGCCGAACTCGTACTTTCCGCGCTCAGGCCTGAAGATCAGGACCGGCGGATCAACTGGCTCTCGAATGTCGTCGAAGAAGTCCTGGTAACCAAACCGTCCGTCCCAGCGAAGGCAACCACCACTGAAAACAAGGTTGATGGTTTCACCGCGCCGCCGCCCTATCGCGCCGAGGGAACTTCTCTATCGATCCTCACCAGCGATCTGGCCCATGACAGCGCGGCCGGCAAAAACCTGTCGACCACGGATATCACTACAGATGTACCACAGGAAATCGATGCTCCCACCTTCCTGCCGAATCTGCACACGAAGCGCACGACGCATCCGGGATTGAGTGTCGTCATGGTACTGGTCGCAGTCGCAGGTCTTTTTTCGGCCGGTGTGTGGTTCGGCATGCGCAATCGCGACAAGCAGGCTCCGCAAGAGTCGCGTACGTTAGCGCCTGCAGTCGCGCAAATTCCCTCTCCCGTAAGTACGACACAAGTTTCCGATCATCTGATGGACCCCGTCAGGTCGGGCACTGAAGCGCCGTCTCTGCCTTCTTCCGCGGAAAATAAGTTGGCCGTGCTGCCGAAGATCACCGGAGTTCGCCACTGGTCCACGCCCATGGGGAGCACCGTTGTAATTGATATGCAGGACCAGGCGCCCTACGAAGTGCATCGCCTGATGTCGCCCGAGCGAATTTATTTCGATCTCCACGACACGGCGCTCGCACCGGAATTGGAAGGCAAGACGATCGACATCGGAGATATCTCGCTGACTCGTGTTCGAGTCGCACAGCCCGTCGCGGGCGTGACCCGCATCGTGCTCGATACTCGTGACGGCTCAAACTTCTCGGTCAGCATGGAATCCAATCCCAATCGGATGGTGGTCGAACTCCGCCAAAGCGACCGCGCGCTGGCGACGAACCGGCCCAACTCAACGCCAGGTGCTGCGACAACTTCTCCGAAAACGTTGGCTTCGCTAACCATCAAGCCAGGGGACGAACAACTTCGCGCCAAGACTGGCAAGTTCCGTATCGCGCTCGATGCCGGACACGGTGGCTGGGATCTCGGGACAGTTGGCCGCAAGGGCCTCCTGGAAAAAGACCTGGTGCTGGACGTTACGCGGCGCCTTGGCAGGCTTCTGCAATCGCGACTCGGGTCTGAGGTCATTTTCACACGCAATACCGACGACTACCTGCCGCTCGATCAGCGCGCCAATTTTGCAAATCAGGCCCAGGCTGACTTGTTCGTTTCCGTCCATGCGAACTACAGCAGTTCTGCTGCCGCGCGCGGCGTGGAAACCTACTACACAAACTCCTTCGTGGCGCCTGGATCGAAAGAACTGGAAAAGCGCGAAGGTGCAAACGCGCCGCAACTGACCCAGGTCGCACTCTCTGCCGGAGAATTACGAGAGAAAGTTGACGAGTCACGACGACTGGCCGCCAGCATCCAGCGGTCTCTGCACGCTACTCTGGCAGCCAACAGTCCCGGCATTCGCGATCGGGGCGTGAAAGACTCTCAATTCCTCGTGTTGACCGGCACCACCATGCCGTCGATCCTGACTGAAATATCCTTCGTTAGCAGCCCCGCCGACGAACGCAACCTGCAAAGCGACGCCTATCGCCAGCAGATCGCAGAAGCTCTCTACAAGGGCATCGCCCGCTACGAAGAGGCTTCGCATCATGTGAAGATGGCGGAAGTCCGAACCAGCGCTGCCCGACGATAA
- a CDS encoding SDR family oxidoreductase: MAKYLVTGAAGFIGSSLVRALLDRGDEVRGIDNLSTGRRENLHDIIKRIDFRQVDILDLDAMHEACAGIDYIFHEAALPSVPKSLLDPLASNRANVDGTVNVLVAARDAKVKRVIYAASSSAYGDTPTLPKHEAMTPNPISPYAVAKLTSEYYMISFFRCYGLETVCLRYFNIFGPRQDPSSPYSGVLAKFSLQMLKGEQPTVFGDGEQSRDFNYIDNAVSANLLAAAAPASECAGRVFNVATGRRSTLNETFELLKPLTGFKGTLNYGPERGGDIKHSLADITLAQKHLGYKPLVNFEEGLRKTVEWYRSEASKAGA, from the coding sequence ATGGCTAAATATCTAGTAACCGGCGCTGCCGGATTCATAGGATCGTCCCTGGTGCGGGCCCTGCTCGATCGAGGCGACGAAGTCCGGGGTATCGACAACCTCTCCACCGGCCGACGCGAAAACCTGCACGACATCATCAAGCGCATCGACTTCCGCCAGGTCGACATTCTCGACCTCGACGCCATGCACGAAGCGTGCGCGGGCATCGATTACATATTTCACGAGGCTGCTCTCCCTTCGGTTCCAAAGTCGCTGCTCGACCCGCTCGCCAGCAATCGCGCCAACGTCGACGGCACCGTCAACGTGCTGGTCGCGGCGCGTGACGCGAAAGTGAAGCGCGTGATCTACGCCGCTTCCTCCTCCGCCTATGGAGATACACCCACCCTGCCCAAGCACGAAGCGATGACTCCGAATCCCATATCGCCATACGCGGTTGCCAAGCTCACGAGCGAGTACTACATGATCTCGTTCTTCCGCTGCTATGGCTTGGAAACGGTCTGCCTGCGCTACTTCAATATCTTTGGACCGCGGCAGGATCCATCTTCCCCATACTCAGGAGTGCTGGCGAAGTTCAGCTTGCAGATGTTGAAGGGCGAGCAGCCCACGGTATTCGGCGATGGTGAACAGAGCCGCGACTTCAATTACATCGACAATGCCGTCTCCGCCAACTTGCTCGCGGCAGCCGCGCCAGCTAGTGAATGCGCTGGCCGCGTTTTCAACGTCGCCACGGGACGGCGCTCGACTCTCAATGAGACTTTCGAGCTATTGAAGCCCCTCACCGGCTTCAAGGGCACTTTGAACTACGGTCCGGAGCGCGGCGGGGATATCAAACACTCCCTCGCCGACATCACGCTGGCGCAAAAGCATCTGGGATACAAACCGCTGGTGAATTTCGAGGAAGGCTTGCGGAAGACCGTCGAGTGGTATCGCAGTGAGGCGAGCAAGGCGGGAGCCTAA
- a CDS encoding PilZ domain-containing protein produces MDPNIHAESSGITPDRGENDNSVNYLRRLKAETKPETTLPVTSSTVTGPSPARDYGKDRRRSPRYVCHGSVAFTAEGSQVRMWGTLTDISLRGLYVEISTTFPVDTRVDMVIDALNIRFRAIGSVRISYPFLGMGILITDMAPEQRAFLEQLLATLAQATTVANPLSAKENTAADVVAAAEPITLLDEIRRFFDKNGALSREEFLRIAARCQRT; encoded by the coding sequence GTGGATCCTAATATCCATGCCGAATCATCAGGTATCACTCCAGACCGTGGAGAAAACGACAACAGCGTCAATTATCTTCGCCGTCTGAAAGCCGAAACCAAACCTGAAACCACCCTTCCCGTCACATCATCGACGGTCACGGGACCCTCTCCTGCCCGTGACTATGGAAAGGACCGTCGGCGCAGTCCGCGCTACGTTTGCCATGGTAGCGTGGCATTTACCGCTGAAGGTAGCCAGGTACGCATGTGGGGAACGTTAACCGACATCAGTCTGCGTGGGCTTTACGTCGAAATCAGCACGACCTTCCCCGTCGACACCAGAGTGGACATGGTGATCGATGCCCTGAACATCCGCTTCCGCGCGATCGGCAGCGTCCGTATCTCGTACCCGTTTCTGGGGATGGGCATCCTGATCACGGATATGGCGCCCGAACAGAGAGCCTTTCTCGAACAACTGCTCGCCACCCTGGCTCAGGCTACCACCGTCGCTAACCCACTGAGCGCAAAGGAGAATACCGCGGCCGACGTGGTTGCGGCCGCCGAGCCGATCACTCTGCTCGACGAAATTCGGCGATTTTTCGACAAAAACGGCGCTCTCTCCCGTGAGGAATTCCTGCGCATCGCCGCGCGTTGCCAGCGCACCTGA
- a CDS encoding YihA family ribosome biogenesis GTP-binding protein: protein MRILSRFMLSASDAAHFPSPLLPEIAFLGRSNVGKSSVINALLGTKLARTSNTPGRTRSINFFEVRRAGQPKPEMLFTDLPGYGYAKISREISQDWARFVDPYLHQRSSLALCFALVDSNVPPQDSDYQLIEFLKAAQRPHVLIATKCDRLSGNELPRALKALREKYADSTILPFSAKTGNGKDEVWNAIRDAVSKAPTV, encoded by the coding sequence ATGCGAATCCTCTCCCGATTCATGCTCTCGGCCTCGGACGCCGCGCATTTCCCTTCTCCTTTGCTGCCGGAGATCGCCTTCCTGGGCCGCTCGAATGTTGGCAAGTCGAGCGTCATCAATGCGCTTCTTGGAACCAAACTGGCACGGACCAGCAACACTCCCGGACGCACCCGCAGCATCAACTTCTTCGAAGTCCGCCGCGCCGGACAACCCAAGCCGGAAATGCTCTTCACTGACCTGCCTGGATACGGCTATGCGAAAATCTCCCGCGAAATCTCGCAGGACTGGGCACGCTTCGTCGATCCCTATCTGCACCAGCGGTCCAGCCTAGCCTTGTGTTTTGCGCTGGTGGATTCAAATGTTCCTCCGCAAGACTCCGACTACCAGCTCATCGAGTTTCTCAAGGCGGCACAACGTCCGCATGTCCTGATCGCGACGAAATGCGATCGCCTTTCGGGCAATGAACTCCCGCGCGCGCTGAAGGCTCTGCGTGAAAAATATGCTGATTCAACGATTCTTCCCTTTTCAGCAAAGACCGGTAACGGCAAAGATGAGGTCTGGAATGCAATCCGGGACGCGGTATCGAAAGCTCCAACTGTCTAG
- the lon gene encoding endopeptidase La: MMPIRDVVIFPYMMTPFVVGRESSVRALEEALAADKKIFLATQHDASIDEPKSGDIFQVGTIVNIVQSLKLPDGNIKVLVEGIERGKILQIVDTEGFMQATVRVARYATETNAQIEAGMQRVTTLFEQYVKLCQSLNYETMIAAVRMEDPAKLTDTISANLQLSIEEKQALLEIFDPAERLSRIGDVLDVEIEKLNMDRTIQSRVKRQMEKAQKEYYLNEKIKAIQKELGRGEKSEFDELKKKIEAAGMSKEVRDKALQELKKLEAMPPMSAESTVSRNYLDWLLAVPWKKRSKEIRNISRAEKILNEDHYGLEKIKERILEFLAVRQLVKNPKGSILCFVGPPGVGKTSLGMSIAKATGRKFVRMSLGGVRDEAEIRGHRRTYIGALPGQIIQMMKKAGTKNPVFMLDEVDKMSMDFRGDPSAALLEVLDPEQNFMFVDHYLDVEYDLSQVFFVATANVMHTIPPALQDRMEVLRLHGYTEQEKVEIAKQFLVRKQMEQAGLTGKNLQFNDEAVKEIIRSYTREAGVRNLEREIGNVCRKVARKVVKEGENYTVALTAETVHEFLGVMKFRDTLAHEKSEVGLVTGLAWTEVGGSILSTEASVVDGKGKLTLTGKLGDVMQESAQAAMSYIRSRAVRLGLPRDFYRNIDVHIHVPEGAIPKDGPSAGITIATAIASALSRIPVRRDLAMTGEITLRGKVLPIGGLKEKLLAAHRAGLFEVILPKENEKDVAEVPENLRTAMKMHFVENMDQVLAVALESPLPQIATEAETIASITPPAPQAGDIPAARQ; the protein is encoded by the coding sequence ATGATGCCCATTCGGGACGTGGTCATCTTTCCGTACATGATGACGCCGTTCGTCGTGGGCCGGGAGTCCAGCGTACGCGCCCTGGAAGAAGCTCTCGCCGCAGATAAGAAGATTTTTCTGGCCACCCAGCACGACGCCAGCATCGATGAACCCAAGTCTGGAGACATTTTCCAGGTCGGCACCATCGTCAACATCGTGCAGAGCCTGAAATTGCCCGACGGCAACATCAAAGTGCTGGTCGAAGGCATTGAACGCGGCAAGATCCTGCAAATCGTCGACACCGAAGGCTTCATGCAGGCGACGGTGCGTGTCGCCCGTTATGCTACCGAGACCAACGCCCAGATCGAAGCGGGCATGCAGCGCGTTACGACCCTGTTTGAGCAATACGTAAAGCTGTGCCAGTCCCTGAACTACGAGACGATGATCGCAGCGGTGCGGATGGAAGATCCCGCCAAGCTGACCGACACGATCTCCGCCAACCTGCAGCTTTCGATTGAGGAAAAGCAGGCGCTGCTCGAAATCTTCGATCCCGCCGAGCGCTTAAGCCGCATCGGTGATGTGCTTGACGTCGAAATCGAAAAGCTCAACATGGACCGCACCATCCAGTCGCGCGTCAAGCGCCAGATGGAAAAAGCGCAAAAAGAGTACTACCTCAACGAGAAGATCAAGGCCATCCAGAAAGAACTGGGCCGTGGCGAGAAGAGCGAATTCGACGAACTGAAGAAAAAGATCGAAGCCGCCGGCATGTCGAAAGAAGTCCGCGACAAAGCGCTCCAGGAACTGAAGAAACTGGAAGCCATGCCGCCCATGTCCGCCGAGTCGACCGTTTCCCGCAATTACCTTGACTGGCTGCTGGCCGTGCCGTGGAAGAAACGCTCCAAGGAAATCCGGAACATTTCCCGGGCCGAAAAAATTCTGAACGAAGATCACTACGGGCTGGAGAAAATCAAGGAACGCATTCTTGAGTTTCTCGCTGTCCGCCAGTTGGTGAAGAATCCCAAGGGATCGATTCTCTGCTTCGTCGGGCCTCCAGGCGTCGGCAAAACGTCACTGGGGATGTCGATCGCAAAGGCAACGGGCCGCAAGTTTGTTCGTATGTCGCTCGGCGGGGTGCGCGATGAAGCGGAAATTCGCGGCCATCGCCGCACCTATATTGGCGCGCTTCCCGGCCAGATCATTCAGATGATGAAAAAGGCCGGCACCAAGAATCCGGTCTTCATGCTCGACGAAGTCGATAAGATGTCGATGGACTTCCGCGGCGATCCATCCGCCGCGCTGCTCGAAGTGCTCGACCCCGAACAGAACTTCATGTTCGTCGATCACTACCTCGACGTCGAATACGACCTTTCGCAAGTCTTCTTCGTAGCCACTGCGAACGTGATGCACACCATCCCGCCTGCCCTGCAGGACCGCATGGAAGTATTGCGCCTGCATGGTTACACGGAGCAGGAAAAAGTCGAAATCGCCAAGCAGTTCCTGGTCCGCAAGCAGATGGAACAGGCTGGCCTGACTGGCAAGAATCTGCAATTTAACGACGAAGCCGTCAAAGAGATTATTCGCTCGTACACCCGCGAAGCCGGCGTGCGTAATCTGGAGCGGGAGATTGGCAACGTCTGCCGCAAAGTTGCCCGCAAAGTCGTCAAGGAAGGCGAGAACTACACCGTCGCCCTCACTGCCGAAACCGTCCACGAGTTCCTCGGCGTAATGAAATTCCGCGACACCCTTGCTCACGAGAAGAGCGAAGTCGGACTCGTCACTGGTCTGGCCTGGACCGAAGTCGGCGGATCGATCCTGAGTACGGAAGCCAGCGTAGTCGACGGCAAAGGCAAGTTGACCCTGACCGGCAAACTCGGCGACGTCATGCAGGAATCCGCGCAAGCGGCGATGTCCTACATCCGTTCGCGAGCCGTCCGACTGGGATTGCCGCGTGATTTCTATCGCAACATCGACGTCCACATCCACGTACCAGAAGGTGCGATTCCGAAAGATGGACCTTCCGCAGGCATCACAATTGCCACCGCAATTGCCAGCGCCCTGAGCCGCATTCCGGTCCGCCGCGATCTCGCCATGACCGGCGAAATCACGTTACGTGGCAAAGTGCTGCCCATCGGCGGATTGAAAGAGAAACTTCTGGCCGCTCACCGTGCTGGATTGTTCGAAGTCATTCTCCCCAAGGAAAACGAGAAGGACGTTGCCGAGGTTCCGGAGAACCTGCGCACGGCAATGAAGATGCATTTCGTCGAAAACATGGACCAAGTACTAGCCGTAGCTCTGGAATCGCCCTTGCCCCAGATCGCGACCGAGGCGGAGACGATCGCGTCGATCACACCTCCAGCGCCCCAGGCAGGCGACATACCAGCAGCGAGGCAGTGA